aaaaggtttcgcTGCCATGTGCAGTGCATTCAGCGTCTCACTTTCTCACCCGCTCACTCCATTCCCCCCCCTTCTTGCATCACATCCCTGTCCTCTACTTTGtccctcctcatcctcgctGCTGTCTCCGCCTCTATCAAACACTGGAAAGAATGAAAGGCTGAACAGGTTTTCAGGTGAAAGTGGGGTTTGAACTTTAGTGAAGCGTTGATGAGAAAGTGTCtcctctgtctccgtctcttatattctagtttatttttcaagaccatttcttccctcttttcctACACAGTTGGCCATGGTCAGAGTGAAGGAGACAGGATGAACATCAAAGACTTTCAGGTTTACATCAGAGACTCCCTGCAGCACGTTGACCTGGTGAAGTCTCGCCACCCAGACCTGCCCGTCTTCATCGTGGGTCACTCCATGGTAGGACGCTTTCCAACTGGCATCACGCTGTTTATCATAAATTCAACTGTGGGTCAATCTGTGAgcatcattttatttgaatcaaattattgtatttcaagTAGCTGCTCTGGGGAAAGGTTTGTCtccctgtttttgtttggtgTGAAATTAGATATTATTACATAATTATATACAGTATTGTTTCATAGCTACTAGTACAGTGTGcttgacacacatacaaatgctgtttattttgttcagGAAAGAATACTGAGATCAGTGTTGGGGTTTTTGCTGTGAAATCATGACATTctaatcaaaagaaaaagaacacgcTCTTCTATTGGTAGGAATAACTTTTATGTCCCAAAATAGTCAGCCATAAAAAGAACACCGAACATTGTATTCTGCATTATATCTGACAGAATAAGAATAAAAGTTTTAACATTCAGGGCACATCTGTATAACGCAGTAAAATACCGTGACACCACCCTTTCACACAGCGGCCGCTGCTACTGGTGACTGTGAACTGGTCACCGTAAACTAAAGGGTCGATGCGGCTTTATTTGTAGACATTCAAAAGACGTGATTCCAGAAATCTATGTAATGTTATACTGACCTTTTGTGTCAATTCTGGGCTTCAAtgattatttaaatatatagtttatatGTGCAAAAAATTTCCTCAGGAAGGATCCATGggattatatttttttcttttttatgaatttatCGATTATTTAGTTTAGTTCATATTTTGGGAGCTGTACATATTTACTTTCTAGACAACGACAGGGAGTGCTCTCATGAATAAGCCGCCTACCAGCAGGTTGTTGGCTTGATTTAGCATGAATAGTGAAAACAACTATCCTAACTGTCCAACAATAACTAAATCCACACTTAGAAGGCCTGGAAGGCAGATTGTGTTACCTTCCCTGAGTAAAGCAAGCTGATTACTGcagtttccagtctttgtgctaagctaacggcATGTCTGTAGTCTTATATTTCCTGTTGTGACATGAGAATGGTGccaatcttctcatctaaccATGCCAAAAAAAGCAGTAGGCGTATTTCAACAAAGTTTGAACTTTTGCTTTAGAAAGTTTCCCACGGCCCCAAATAATGACTAGGCATTATTTGGTGTGTGCAGCAGAATGTTTTCCACGTTTTGGACTTGCAGAAAGTTTGAGATATTATTCATTTCCACATTTTCTGGATCTTCCTTGTATCTGAGTTCAACTTAAGTAGCTCAAATTGTGTTAAATGTGGTTGTAtaaatctacaaaaaaaaagggtaaaccagaattctttttgaaaaaaaaacatcatggaACTATTTTTAACCCTTTAGCTTATTTCATTTCTGGCAGAACTGCCTTCAACATCACACCATCTCCCTGTTCCATCAAGTCTTACACCAGCTAACGGAACACAAATGgtaataatgagtgataaacaataaaatatccATTTTGTGGACTTTGACTGTGAATCTCAATGTCAATAATCAGTGTTGGTCTGCTCAACTATGTTTACTCCTTCAAACTCATTTGTGTCAGATGAGCAAGCCACTCTATATTCTGTATTGATACAGAACGCACAAATCAATCTGGAGTGTGATATGTTATGAAACAAGGCCTTCTTTGAGCAGAGTGCAGTCAGCACCACCTTTGCAAGTCAGAAACATTTCGGGCCACAAATCAGTCTTTTTAGCTCACTGCTGGCGGCTTCTTTTCATGATGGGAAAACAGAGGATAAATGCATTCTCAGACTGTCCTGTTATCTCACGGCTCAGCAGCACGCCGGTTTGATGCTTATATTGTTGGAAAATGCATTTCAGATAATGCAATGtccaacatgtttgttttttttagtagcCAAGTAGTTTTTCCCACTTGATTttccatatttttcttttacatcacaGCGTCTTCAATTCCAGACAACAAGCTTTTCTTTATAATGAGGTCATATTCTACTGCACAAATGTCAAATTTGCGACCGGCAGCAGGATCAAGTGCTCCAAGTAATCCGGTCGGATTGTCACCGCCACCCCTCGCTAtgattttaatggtctggcccgcTTTCGATCAAAGTTTATGGCTTGTGTTTTACCGTAAAGCAGTAATGTATTTATAGAAACACTAATGCAGCATTCAAAACAATCTGAGGCCGTAGGAGCTCAGGCGCAAACTGTTGTGTGTAAATGAAACTGGGATCCCAGATGGAGGCGTAGAGTGTGTTTAGATATCAGTCTGTAAATATTAGGCAAAGGTGACCCAAGTCACTGTGGTACCTTCCTCCTGCCTTCCTGctttccttctcctttcttctttttctcatcaCCTCTTCCCTGTTTGCACTCTTTCGTTCTTTCGttccttctctccatccctccatctgtATTATCTTATCAGCTGTTTATACTGTGCTGTGAAGTAAGCCAGTCCATCTGTATCACCACCAACTTTCATTTTCTGTTCTCttttcccttcttctttctttaaaattgttttgactttacttattacattttctcatttcctgTCGTCTTTTTGTTAacacctttttcattttcatccttcctgcaCTTCCTTCATCCATAGAGCTTCCATAGTATCTTTTCTCGTATGCTCTAATCGGGGAAACCCAACCCAAAGCACATATTGTCTCGCTATGTTTTTACGGGCCTCATTTCCCAGTGTTGTGACTCTTCATCCTGTTTCTGTTAGCGTGTTCCTCTGCTTGTATGTATCTTTGTTAAACAGGACTGTGATGACGCAACAACCTCAAGACCATGGGAACAGCCTGTGGATGCTACAGTGCGTGCTGCTCCAAAGACAACATCCTGAGGAGGCCCAGCAGTGTAGATTAAATGATAAAGCTGTCCCACCTCCCCCAAATCCTCTGCAGGAATAATGTACCGCCAGTAGTTTTTCAATCAAAGAAGTTAGTGGGATATTTCACACGGAGCAATGGAAATTGAGACAGTTGCATATTGCCGTAAGTGGTGTATGACTCAAGTGtctttagtaatttgttgtctTCGGCCAGGCTAACAGCTGGCTAATGTCGGCCAGTCGGTCAGCCCACCCCTTTGATCTTAGATGAATTAGCATGAAATGCCTTGCCGGCACCCAAGAGAGTCATCCTAATGACTCTGGTGATCATGTGACTTTTCATCTGAACCCGACAGCGGGTCAGAGTTTTCCCGAATAcagtgaaatatctcaacatCAACAAAATTGATTGCCACAAATTCTGAACACAAATTTCAAGTGCAATCTTTTTCTGTCTGAAGTAAGTAAATATGAATTTCAAGCTTATTGGAAATTAGACTGAGAAAGTAAATCACGATTAGAAATTTGTAGAATCTGCGTCTGATCGAACAGActtactttttatttgtttaaggaGTGATTTGAAAATTGGAGCAGTTTGTTGGTGTTGTACCAGCTAATGGGAATTCTGACAAAAGACCTCAGCTTTGGCTCATTCTCATTATTCCTAATTCTTTTGAGTTTTTCTGGCTGAAGCTCATTTCTCATACTTCCTAAGTGCCAGAGTTTTATGTAATGGTTTGTTGCTGCTCAGGGCCTTTTTATTTAGCTAAACCATATTTAGTTATCCTTCAATTCTTTTAGTTCCTCCTTTCTCCTGTTAAtcattgtttagttttttctggTTTGATATGGATGTAGTTAAATTCAAATGACTGGACTTTTTAATTGAAGTAAACTGCTTCCTTTGTTTCCAAAACGGGGAAAATGGCCAACTTTAGGCTTGGCAATATGAGTATACTGGCTGTATAGTCCGTATTTTGAAGTAATGTTAACTCCTCAGGGAATCTTTGGCAGTTTTGTCCACCCACTGTAGGCAGACAGACAAACAATACAAGTATTCATCCTTTCAACCAAAGTTCAGAGGGAGAAAATGTAAGAAGGCCTCCAATCAGCTTCTAAAAGGGCTTCTCTGTCCCaatcctctctctccatctcagtCTCCTTCTATTCTGATCGCTATTCAAACATATTTCTCCATCATCGGAACAAACTGCACGAAAAACATTCCCGAGAATTTTCCccgttttgtgtgtgtcctggtgttTACACACATGGACGTTTCAGAGTCAGCTTGTttttgagtatgtgtgtgtgtgtgtgtgtattttgtgtgtatgtgtaaatTAGAAAACCGGTATGGAGCTAGCCAGCTTcttcttttgtgtgttgtttttgtggagCCTTTGGCCCCAGCCTGATGAATATTCATACAAATGACAAAGAACGCTCGCATAAACAAAGTTGAAGCCAATTAGTTAGCAAGAGAGAGACACCGAGACAGATCCAGCCATGCAGAATGGCCTCTctcgtatgtgtgtgtctgcctgtatAGACACTTGCACTTGTTGCATATGAGAAGAGAAACCCCGACACAGTGAACCACGACGAATTGATTCGAATCTTGGCCGCCACGGCGCTGTTATTCATCCTGGGCCTACATCGCAGGGTTTAACTCACAATCTCTAATGTCAGCATGGGTGCCGAGGTGTGGCATTGAGCTGCTGCTCGCTGCAGCCTCACAGTGCACGCCGTGTCTCAAGAGCCGTGGCTTCATGTCTGCGTTTCTCTCCCACACTTTGTAGAGCAACAGGAACTTGGAACTGGAAATTCATGGATTTGAATGCTTTATTCTTTGCCAGTGGCAGCTTTGAGGATCTACAAAGTAAATCAAATACTGCTATGTTCATGTGTCCGTGATAATGTGGCTTAAAAATGTCCTTTGATTTAGTATTAAACTATTTTAAACAACATGCCTCCTGcaacactgtttcacacagtacCAATCAAAATACTGAGatcaggtcacatgactgtcAGTTGGCACTACAGGATCAGCTGATTGTCACTCCGGTCACCTGACAGCACAAACACCAATGGACAGTTTGTGACATGAATCCTGGCATAAAATCTGCGTAATCAATAAATCCTGAGTTCTGTTAAAACCAAACATCAAACCAATTCATCAGTATAAGGTTCTTCACACACTCTATGTTTTAAACTTAAATACTACATAGCACAGGGCAAAGACTGCATTGATTACAGGGTTTCTGTATGAAATAATTGCTGCGAGAAATAAGGGATTTTCAGTTTCTGCCTCTCAGAGAGttcaccttttaaaaaaggaacaccTGGTTTGTCTGCCCCTCACCTCAAGTCTCCCTTATTGAATATTACCCTATCTCTAAAATATAGAGTTATGTTACAAAATGTACACTCTGTGCTTTTTCCTACTCAGGGTGGTGCGATCTCCATCCTAGCGGCCTGTGAAAGGCCCGGTGACTTCGCTGGAGTGGTTCTGATCGCTCCGATGGTCCAGATGAACCCAGACTCGGCCACACCGTTCAAGGTaccgctcctctgctcctctgtgttctTCACCTTCGCTCTTTCGTTTCCGCTgttctttccttctcctccgTTGCTTTATTCAGTCAAGTACCCAGTTTACCCAGGATTACTGtaatattcatttaattttctcGTGAATGAGTGTGAGGGCCAGTTGAGAAGCATCAGTTGTCTCTTTCTGAATCTCGCAGATACAAGTGTGTCCAATGTCAAGGCCAAAGATAGACACAATCTGcatgggaggagaaaagagggagggggggttccaCTAAACAGTGCGCATTCATCACTGCATCTCTTTGTAACACTAGTCAGATGGCGAGAAAAGAAATGATAGAGAGCGATAGAAACATCCAGCAGGGAGGTGTTgatgtgtgaaaataaactggGATGCTCTGTGTGTATTGCTTTTGGCTGATTGCAGGTTTTTATGGCAAAAGTCCTCAACCACATGCTGCCCAGCCTCACTCTTGGCTCCATCGATTCCAAATGGATCTCGCGGGACAAGAAGCAGGTGAGAGACACATGATAGTGTGCTTCCGGGTGGGGGGGCTGTATagttgtttgtaatttaaatATCTGGGAATGGCGTTACGGAACATAATGTCACCAGGTCTCAAGGGtcaaatatctgtttttttaatttatatttatgtgtgaTGTCATGCACCAACTCCATGTGATAGACCAGCCGACATCACTCCCCAAACAATAATTACTCAGTGTTGTCTGGccacgtgagtgtgtgtttgtgtgtgtgtaatacttTCAATGGGTTTCAGGGTTATTTAGGATTATAAAAACATGTGCATGTACTGAGTCACCTAGGTGACAAGGAGACAACATTGCTTGTGTGTcctgtatttgttttgtgtgtgtgtgtgttttgaaagaACCATAGAGGAGACAAAACATGGACCTATGGAAAGATTGCAAAGTAATGTCTGTGTCTGTAAATATCTTAATGTGTATAGGATTGCTTGATATAGATCTAAGATTAAGTACTAGAGATTTCAGTTTCAGACATCTTTCATTTCCTTCCATTCAAAATATCTATCTGCCTGGAGACAATCGTTATCCTGTAAATTCTATAATACAATAATCTTTCTCATGATTCTCTCCACAAATTCCTTCATGATAAGCTCTTTCTATTGTCTAATTATCTTATCCATAGCAGCAACTGCCATTGCTTTGGCTAACACTGTTTAAATGCTTGGCTTGGCCAATATTCAAAGACAAACTCGCATGATCCGCCTCATGCATGACgccaaatattattattatttagaggTTTCACAAGAGAGCTACAGATATACGCACACAaacaatatacacacaaacaatataCCCACACAATGTTTCTGACCATCACTGACTTCTTTGAGCATCTGAGcatgttgtgttgtgtcacATCTCAACTTACAGTTATTCATTATTCCAAGCAGCAGCGCATGTGGCTTGTGAGAAGCTGCTTCTGTTAGAGTCAGCCTAGAGTCAAACCTGTATCTGGTTTGcctgtgtgtatgcgtgtgtttgATGTAAAAACAGGGTGTGTCATCTGTTCCTTAACCTTGATTTAAACTAATGTGGAGTGTCACCTCTACAACACCTGTGTCTCGGTTTACTCCCACGGAGGCATTATCCTCTTGACTTTCACAGAGTTTGTAGTCCTTGTTTGACTTAATGCCAAGCACAGTAAACAGTATTGCCCACTTTGTCCCGTGACCCTTTCTTGTTTGCATCTCTCCTGCCAGGTGGAATCGTATGCCGCCGATGAGCTGAACTTCCACGGCGGCATGCGGGTGTCGTTCGCCATGCAGCTGATGGGGGCGACGGCCCGTATCGAGAAGGAGATTCCCTCCATCAACTGGCCCTTCCTGCTCCTGCACGGCGACGACGACAAGCTTTGCGACATCACAGGCTCCAAGATGATGTACGAGAATGCTCCCTGCTCGGACAAGAAACTCAAGGTGAGGTGCTTCCGAGAAAGCTATAGGGAAATTTATTGGAAAAGTTCTACAATGATTTTTTTCAGTGGGACAAAGACAATAAAATAAGGACATTCACTTGTATCCAGTAGCTTCATTTTGTTCTAATGTTTGTTTTCCCAACTTCCttttgacatttagaaaaatgaCACTTGACATGGCTGTATGCGAGGTTGATAGAGTTAAGAAGTTCATTTGTTAATGATGAGAATGAGAATGGGAATAATTTAAGACAAAGAATAGTGAAGAGAGACAGGAGGTTCAGCCTCCTCTTTGTGGATCTTTGTATTTTCTATTGAATCGGGTTGAGTGGACTGCATTATCTCCTTTCTTATCAATTGATGATAATAGtattacaaagaaaaataaaagaacaatcaTAAAGTTGGTTTATCAGAGAAAATCAGAGAAAATCATTTGTTTATTCCCTTATTACGGGTGACTGAAATTGCGCTgcagtgaatttaaaaaagactgaGACATTTCATTTGGTGTTCTGCAAATGAGTTCAAGTTCAAATAAGCCATCTCTCTGACTCGCTCGCTTCTGTCCAGGTGTTCGAGGGAGGCTACCACTGCCTTCACCACGAAATCCCGGAGGTGGCCGACACCGTGCTGAAGGAGGTGACCGGCTGGATCACAGAGCGCCTCCCTGCTACAACTTCGCCACAAGCGCAAGACTCCTAGAATCGGGACTCTGGCAAACCGGGCGCCGCTCCAAGGGAACTAACAACCTCATTCCAAGAGGCCTGCTCGCTTTCCAGTCAGGCAATAACACTACTTCTCCACTCTCTGGTCCGgttaatacatatacatatacacatatatatatgtgtataggcCTTATTTTCTCTGGATAAAAAAAGTGCACTGATTGGGCACAAACTATAAGAAGCTAAATATATCAACCCCAAACCAAACTGATTTAAATTGGACAATGGGGTCAGAAATTCTTATTGTAGGTCAGTTTTCCTGCAGCGCATTTAATCAGGGATTTCCGTCAGCGGGCTACCATGTGATCATCTCCATTGGACCTCCCCGGGGCGCAGCTCAAGTAAATTAACGTTTGTGTGCTGGGGTTCGAAGTGCAATAATGTAGTTTCCTTCACATGTAAGCACCAGAGATCTTTTTAAGAAGGACAAACCTGATGTAGTTTTGTCATTAGTGATCTGCACATTTCCTCTGTTCTCATCCTCGGGGATgagaaaggtcagaggtcagaatcCGCAGGGGAACAGCGCCCATATGTTCAGTGCAGGGTGAGCGGTCGATAGTTCGCTCTTCACAAAGCTTTACTGTCTTCACAGATCAGTGGATATAGCGGAACGTTGGTTTGAGGTTTGGTTGGCGTCTTTTGACACTTATGTGGTAACTCGGATCACAAGCGCATGTAACTGTGTATATGTATCAAACCCTCTTTTGTCCTGACTTTTGCATGTCCCTATTGTTTGGCCTGACAGATGCTCGCCATTGATATATTACATTACCTCCCCACCACCTCCATTTTATTGACCGAGTCATGAATGGACACAAAGACTTTCCATGGAAATGACTATCGTTCTTTCAGTGAGCTTTAATAGTCTATTGCCATGACGAGGATGTAGAATAACAAGGTGAAGCAGCTTTCTCTCCCTGTAAGTGGGTGTAAGAGGGAGAATGCAACgttccccacctcccccctgtgacctttgacttttAGGGTCATTCTCTGCAGCTGTAACATCATTAAGCCCGGACGGCAGACAAGAACCCAGCTGGAAGAATAAAGGGCCGCCCATTGCTCTGTTACTGAGGACAAAAGAGTAGACGTCCTCTGTTCAACAGCCTCTGTCATTGagtgacacttttatccaaagcagcTCCAAGTAACATGGATGTATGCGTTTCCTTGCATGACAGAGGATAGTTCTTTCTATGGGGAGACCACTAAGAATTAAAGATCTAAATATTATACCAGAGCAATCTAGAATATACTCTCCATACATATAGTATGTTAACACATGAATACTACCaatttaatacaaataatttgatataaaaacacatatatattacacacataGAAAACATATATATAGAGGAtatgattgatttgatttgatttaaacaaataaaaataaactttacaaCCGCTAGCTAGAAATAATGTGCTGTATGTTTTTTATAAATCCCATCTACAGTGAAAATGGCTGAAGCAGTGGTGCAGTGAATATTCTCGATGTTCCCAAAGTATAAACCTGTCACTTCTCAAGGAGTCATGGTACTTAAAGTCCGACCTGGCTTCAaatcatttttcaacaaaaccaTAGCAATAATGTCACAGTAGCCTATATTTTTGTTAGACGTTAATTGTAAGATAGATGGACACACACTGAGCTGCGTTTTAGATTATGAGGTGGACTGTAATTAGCAGTGATGATTTCTCCACCTATTCATCAAGCATAAGAAAGTTTCAGTATTCAGAGTTAAGAgtttaaatgttacatttaataTGAAAAGGATCCAACATTCTGTGGCCGTTCAAACATGCCTTCAGACACCATGCGTGTCTCATTGGAAAAACATCTAGTGTGAGCCGTCACCCTGGCTCTTTAGAAGCTGTTTTGTACTCTATCACACAGAGTTCAAAGGGAATGGTGGAGAGAGTGTAGGGGAACACGGTGTGCTATCGACGCTGACCATCACTCACACGTAACCACGGCAGCAAGCAGGCGCTACGGTAGaatttcttttctctgtgtcaCATGTGTAGTAACCATCGTGGTCACTGCAAGACAGATGCTTTTTGGGCTTCATGCCTGCTCGGTCTTTACGTTTTCTATTTCCTCGCTTTGTCTCTCCCTATCTCACCCTGTTGCAtcgatttattattttttttaagttgctgTAGTGACCAGCGTCCTTTGTTCTGTCCATCACAGAGCCCCTTGTTCCAGAGCTTATTGAAACATCTTGTTCTGTCGGCCACCCACACTGTCCCTAGTGGCCACTCTTCCATCCGGAGGGCAGCCACTCGTTTAACAGGAAAGACATTACCACTGACTTTGCGAGGCTAAATGCTGTATCAAACTCGCTAAATGACTTCAGGGATGCAACAACGTTGATGTCTCTGAGTCTGTATGCAATTAGGATGATTTTCAAGCTCTGGTGAGAGTTAGGGTCTGGTTTTTCCTTCATTAGATTTGATATGGTCTGCACGGTATTGAAACCACACAGTTGCATTGTAAAAAAAGAGATTACTCAATTGAGATCTGCACAGAAATGAGCACATGGTCGACTTATAAAGTGTTTGACGGATTGggtaaaatgcaaataaaaaataatatacaataaaaaaaaagtgcgaaagaaaagtaaaataaatagaagGGAGTTCAGAATTGCAGTGCAGTAGACCAAAAATCAGGTTACATTAGCTTAGGTAAAGACACTGATTGAGATGTAATGCGCTCGTCACTCGCAGCGGGAGCCAGACCGTTAACCCTTAACCTCATATCACATCACTTCAAACACAATCTATTCCTGATTGAGCCGCAGCAGGAACAGCAAACACAAAGGCTGCACAGTCCCAGTTGTATTCAAACTGGAAATAGGACCCAGGCTGCACGATGGATTCAGACGCCTTCAGTCCATTTAAAAAGCTCTACCCGACAGACGACATAAGTGCATATTACTGCTATGGTTGCCTATGGGGGAGGGGATGAATGGAGTTGgggtgaaagaagaagaagaagaggagagagaagctgTCGGTAACCATGGAAGCATGGTTCTTCACATGAAATCGTTGGTTTGTTGCAGATTGCGAGGCAGACGTAGCTGAGCTGGCAGAGCAGGTTGGCCATTTTGCTGCTCGGAGGATTCCCTTTTTAGTGAGCGTGGAGATAAGAGAGCAAACGATTCTAGTCATCAGCTCACGGTGAATAGCGAGAGCTGCACACAGTCCGTGGATTCATACCAGGCTGGTCTGCTGTTTGTACTTAAaatacacaatgttttttttgggaatattaatgtcaaaatgtttattttttcaaaggGGTTTATGTATTATTTCACCCCCATCTATCCAACACTTGTATTTGGAATCAGGCCTTCAAATGTGTGTAATACCTGACATGACAACTGGTGTGTGGACTCGTACATGCATGAATTGTATGCAGGTTTGCCATATTCTGAGATAGCCATGTACTTTGTTCATATGTAATAATCCAATCGACTGTTAATACCGGTTTTATTTAGGATAGAAGTTCTATGTtgtaaggaggggggggtcttATTTGGCTTCAGCTTTTCTGACAAAACAAATTCAGTTGGATTGTAGGTTTGTGAATagggtgttttcttttattgcgACTTTTTGACTGTTTCTAAGAAAAGAGCTGTTCTGTAGAGGGCGCACAGGACAGTCTTTCTCTAATTTTATGAGATTAAAGTGCACTCGAAAGATTCAGTGCTAGGTCTGCACGAATGGAGTCTGGCAAAGTGGACAGCAAGACTTGAAGAGGTGATCTCCACAATGCTGTAAATGTATTAACATAGATGATCAAAGTTGTTGTCATCATTTCCCAAGCTGGGAACTCAAATTAC
This sequence is a window from Pungitius pungitius chromosome 1, fPunPun2.1, whole genome shotgun sequence. Protein-coding genes within it:
- the mgll gene encoding monoglyceride lipase isoform X1, yielding MNASTAAGCLLAAGFSWYLFGSDVFSSLLRLSLADPSMPEPGAAPRRSPQGVPYAELRHFANADGLHLFCRYWEPAAPPRALVLIVHGAGEHCGPYDEIARKLKELSLLVFAHDHVGHGQSEGDRMNIKDFQVYIRDSLQHVDLVKSRHPDLPVFIVGHSMGGAISILAACERPGDFAGVVLIAPMVQMNPDSATPFKVFMAKVLNHMLPSLTLGSIDSKWISRDKKQVESYAADELNFHGGMRVSFAMQLMGATARIEKEIPSINWPFLLLHGDDDKLCDITGSKMMYENAPCSDKKLKVFEGGYHCLHHEIPEVADTVLKEVTGWITERLPATTSPQAQDS
- the mgll gene encoding monoglyceride lipase isoform X2; this encodes MPEPGAAPRRSPQGVPYAELRHFANADGLHLFCRYWEPAAPPRALVLIVHGAGEHCGPYDEIARKLKELSLLVFAHDHVGHGQSEGDRMNIKDFQVYIRDSLQHVDLVKSRHPDLPVFIVGHSMGGAISILAACERPGDFAGVVLIAPMVQMNPDSATPFKVFMAKVLNHMLPSLTLGSIDSKWISRDKKQVESYAADELNFHGGMRVSFAMQLMGATARIEKEIPSINWPFLLLHGDDDKLCDITGSKMMYENAPCSDKKLKVFEGGYHCLHHEIPEVADTVLKEVTGWITERLPATTSPQAQDS